Proteins encoded together in one Prunus dulcis chromosome 3, ALMONDv2, whole genome shotgun sequence window:
- the LOC117622529 gene encoding zinc finger CCCH domain-containing protein 18 isoform X1, whose protein sequence is MDFSESTKVVYNRIQKIEPENVSKIIGYLLLQDHGERDMIRLAFSPDNLIQSLINKAKTELGLCKLAVSAPISPSQVNQVPVSDPPLQFTPYTPNLTRPISSPTPLGAVNPFRDPQLPGDQQPLQNVEFVPPGYSDSAIEDYRLQNQMQFLPDFSSNYCYHEPALSVRTSRRSPSLPEFPLKVCHYFNKGFCKHGSNCRYFHGHPMAESFSHPNLNELSNDDHVVSPGSLEKLEIEIIELLKSRRGFPISIASLPMMYYEKYGRTLQAEGYLTESQRHGKAGYSLTKLLARLKNSIRLLDRPHGQHSVILAEDIPKYLEYAGEKTEPGGIIAGSRQIYLTFPAESNFTEQDVSNYFNKYGPVQDVRIPCQQKRMFGFVTFVYAETVRHILSKGNPHFVCGARVLVKPYREKSRLVDRKFSEKMQHAMCYNSHFIDADSEFHSMPRVCENARFLRKQFMEENEQALELERRRLSEMHLAAKPLSHRFYYGYPMDEFKHPEAHAEQAEVPSAKEFTYLLDVLNNGSTSEGKIRHRNSNYSDQDSSQGINLPESPFASPIVSGISTVM, encoded by the exons ATGGATTTTTCTGAGTCCACAAAAGTAGTGTACAAtaggatccagaaaatagagCCTGAAAATGTGTCTAAGATTATAGGGTATCTTCTGTTGCAAGACCATGGTGAGCGTGACATGATTCGACTGGCGTTCAGCCCTGATAATTTGATCCAGTCTTTGATTAACAAAGCAAAAACTGAGCTTGGGTTATGCAAACTGGCAGTGTCTGCTCCAATCTCACCTTCTCAGGTGAACCAAGTTCCTGTTTCAGACCCGCCTTTACAATTCACTCCATACACTCCTAATTTAACTCGACCAATTTCATCTCCCACACCTCTCGGAGCAGTGAATCCATTTAGGGATCCCCAACTGCCTGGTGATCAGCAACCACTGCAAAATGTAGAATTTGTTCCACCAGGGTACTCTGATTCAGCTATTGAAGATTATCGCCTCCAAAATCAGATGCAGTTTTTGCCCGACTTTTCAAGCAATTACTGCTATCATGAACCTGCATTGAGTGTGAGAACTAGTCGAAGGTCTCCAAGTTTGCCTGAGTTTCCTCTTAAGGTTTGCCATTACTTCAATAAGGGGTTCTGTAAGCATGGGAGCAACTGCAGGTACTTCCATGGCCATCCCATGGCAGAGAGCTTTTCTCACCCGAATTTGAATGAGCTTTCAAATGATGATCATGTTGTCTCTCCTGGCTCCCTTGAAAAGCTGGAGATTGAAATAATTGAGCTTTTGAAATCAAGAAGAGGGTTCCCAATATCAATTGCCTCATTGCCAATGATGTATTATGAGAAATATGGGAGGACTTTACAGGCTGAGGGATACCTTACAGAGAGCCAGAGACATGGTAAGGCTGGCTATAGCCTTACAAAGCTTCTTGCTCGATTGAAGAACAGTATTCGACTCCTTGACAG GCCTCATGGACAGCACTCAGTCATATTGGCAGAAGATATCCCAAAATACTTAGAGTATGCTGGTGAGAAAACTGAACCTGGTGGAATTATTGCTGGTTCTCGACAGATTTATCTTACTTTTCCAGCTGAGAGTAATTTCACGGAGCAAGATGTTTCCAACTACTTCAA CAAATATGGGCCGGTTCAAGATGTACGCATCCCATGTCAACAGAAGAGGATGTTTGGGTTTGTCACCTTTGTTTATGCAGAGACGGTCAGGCATATTTTGTCAAAAGGGAATCCCCATTTTGTATGTGGGGCCCGTGTTCTGGTGAAGCCTTACAGGGAAAAGTCCAGGCTTGTTGACAG GAAGTTTTCAGAGAAAATGCAGCATGCTATGTGCTACAATTCACATTTCATTGATGCGGATTCAGAGTTTCACTCAA TGCCCAGAGTTTGTGAGAATGCAAGATTTTTAAGGAAGCAGTTCATGGAGGAAAATGAGCAAGCACTCGAACTTGAAAGAAGGCGTCTTTCGGAGATGCACTTAGCAGCTAAGCCCTTGTCCCATCGTTTCTATTATGGCTACCCTATGGATGAGTTCAAACATCCAGAAG CCCATGCAGAGCAAGCAGAAGTCCCATCTGCAAAGGAATTTACTTATTTGCTGGATGTTTTGAATAATGGTTCCACCAGTGAGGGCAAAATCAGACACAGAAACAGTAATTACAGTGACCAGGATAG CAGCCAAGGAATTAACCTTCCAGAGAGCCCATTTGCGTCTCCAATAGTGAGTGGCATATCAACAGTTATGTAG
- the LOC117622529 gene encoding zinc finger CCCH domain-containing protein 18 isoform X2, whose protein sequence is MDFSESTKVVYNRIQKIEPENVSKIIGYLLLQDHGERDMIRLAFSPDNLIQSLINKAKTELGLCKLAVSAPISPSQVNQVPVSDPPLQFTPYTPNLTRPISSPTPLGAVNPFRDPQLPGDQQPLQNVEFVPPGYSDSAIEDYRLQNQMQFLPDFSSNYCYHEPALSVRTSRRSPSLPEFPLKVCHYFNKGFCKHGSNCRYFHGHPMAESFSHPNLNELSNDDHVVSPGSLEKLEIEIIELLKSRRGFPISIASLPMMYYEKYGRTLQAEGYLTESQRHGKAGYSLTKLLARLKNSIRLLDRPHGQHSVILAEDIPKYLEYAGEKTEPGGIIAGSRQIYLTFPAESNFTEQDVSNYFNKYGPVQDVRIPCQQKRMFGFVTFVYAETVRHILSKGNPHFVCGARVLVKPYREKSRLVDRKFSEKMQHAMCYNSHFIDADSEFHSMPRVCENARFLRKQFMEENEQALELERRRLSEMHLAAKPLSHRFYYGYPMDEFKHPEAHAEQAEVPSAKEFTYLLDVLNNGSTSEGKIRHRNSNYSDQDSQGINLPESPFASPIVSGISTVM, encoded by the exons ATGGATTTTTCTGAGTCCACAAAAGTAGTGTACAAtaggatccagaaaatagagCCTGAAAATGTGTCTAAGATTATAGGGTATCTTCTGTTGCAAGACCATGGTGAGCGTGACATGATTCGACTGGCGTTCAGCCCTGATAATTTGATCCAGTCTTTGATTAACAAAGCAAAAACTGAGCTTGGGTTATGCAAACTGGCAGTGTCTGCTCCAATCTCACCTTCTCAGGTGAACCAAGTTCCTGTTTCAGACCCGCCTTTACAATTCACTCCATACACTCCTAATTTAACTCGACCAATTTCATCTCCCACACCTCTCGGAGCAGTGAATCCATTTAGGGATCCCCAACTGCCTGGTGATCAGCAACCACTGCAAAATGTAGAATTTGTTCCACCAGGGTACTCTGATTCAGCTATTGAAGATTATCGCCTCCAAAATCAGATGCAGTTTTTGCCCGACTTTTCAAGCAATTACTGCTATCATGAACCTGCATTGAGTGTGAGAACTAGTCGAAGGTCTCCAAGTTTGCCTGAGTTTCCTCTTAAGGTTTGCCATTACTTCAATAAGGGGTTCTGTAAGCATGGGAGCAACTGCAGGTACTTCCATGGCCATCCCATGGCAGAGAGCTTTTCTCACCCGAATTTGAATGAGCTTTCAAATGATGATCATGTTGTCTCTCCTGGCTCCCTTGAAAAGCTGGAGATTGAAATAATTGAGCTTTTGAAATCAAGAAGAGGGTTCCCAATATCAATTGCCTCATTGCCAATGATGTATTATGAGAAATATGGGAGGACTTTACAGGCTGAGGGATACCTTACAGAGAGCCAGAGACATGGTAAGGCTGGCTATAGCCTTACAAAGCTTCTTGCTCGATTGAAGAACAGTATTCGACTCCTTGACAG GCCTCATGGACAGCACTCAGTCATATTGGCAGAAGATATCCCAAAATACTTAGAGTATGCTGGTGAGAAAACTGAACCTGGTGGAATTATTGCTGGTTCTCGACAGATTTATCTTACTTTTCCAGCTGAGAGTAATTTCACGGAGCAAGATGTTTCCAACTACTTCAA CAAATATGGGCCGGTTCAAGATGTACGCATCCCATGTCAACAGAAGAGGATGTTTGGGTTTGTCACCTTTGTTTATGCAGAGACGGTCAGGCATATTTTGTCAAAAGGGAATCCCCATTTTGTATGTGGGGCCCGTGTTCTGGTGAAGCCTTACAGGGAAAAGTCCAGGCTTGTTGACAG GAAGTTTTCAGAGAAAATGCAGCATGCTATGTGCTACAATTCACATTTCATTGATGCGGATTCAGAGTTTCACTCAA TGCCCAGAGTTTGTGAGAATGCAAGATTTTTAAGGAAGCAGTTCATGGAGGAAAATGAGCAAGCACTCGAACTTGAAAGAAGGCGTCTTTCGGAGATGCACTTAGCAGCTAAGCCCTTGTCCCATCGTTTCTATTATGGCTACCCTATGGATGAGTTCAAACATCCAGAAG CCCATGCAGAGCAAGCAGAAGTCCCATCTGCAAAGGAATTTACTTATTTGCTGGATGTTTTGAATAATGGTTCCACCAGTGAGGGCAAAATCAGACACAGAAACAGTAATTACAGTGACCAGGATAG CCAAGGAATTAACCTTCCAGAGAGCCCATTTGCGTCTCCAATAGTGAGTGGCATATCAACAGTTATGTAG
- the LOC117622207 gene encoding vacuolar protein-sorting-associated protein 11 homolog codes for MYQWRKFEFFEKKLAGKCSIPEEVSGRIECCSSGRGKVVIGCDDGTVSFLDRGLNFSYGFQAHSSSALFLQQLKQRNYLVTIGEDEQITPQQSAMCLKVFDLDRMQSEGTSSSSTSPDCIGILRIFTNQFPEAKITSFLVLEEAPPILLIAIGLDNGCIYCIKGDIARERITRFKLEVDNLSDKSQSSVTGLGFRVDGQALQLFAVTPSSVSLFILQNKTSRGQTLDQIGSNANSVAMSDRSELIIGRPEAVYFYEVDGRGPCWAFEGQKKFLGWFRGYLLCVIADQRNGNDTFNIYDLKNRLIAHSLVVKEVSHMLCEWGNIILIMADKSALCIGEKDMESKLDMLFKKNLYTVAINLVQSQQADAAATAEVLRKYGDHLYSKQDYDEAMAQYIHTIGHLEPSYVIQKFLDAQRIYNLTNYLEKLHEKGLASKDHTTLLLNCYTKLKDVDKLNVFIKSEDGVGEHKFDVETAIRVCRATNYHEHAMYVAKKAGKHEWYLKILLEDLGRYEEALQYISSLEPSQAGVTVKEYGKILVEHKPVETIEILMRLCTEDGESGKRGAANVAYLNMLPSPVDFLNIFIHHLPSLMDFLEKYTNKVKDSPAQVEIHNTLLELYLSNDLSFSSISQASNGEDLNLRARSGATATSRSGSNGKFIADGKDSNKEKDRLEKQEKGLRLLKSAWPSELEHPLYDVDLAIILCEMNEFKEGLLYLYEKMKLYKEVIACYMQAHDHEGLIACCKRLGDSGKGGDPSLWADLLKYFGELGEDCSKEVKEVLTYIERDDILPPIIVLQTLSRNPCLTLSVIKDYIARKLEQESKLIEEDRRAIDKYQETTSAMRKEIQDLRTNARIFQLSKCTACTFTLDLPAVHFMCIHSFHQRCLGDNEKECPVCAPEYKSVLETKRSLEQNSKDQDRFFQQVKSSKDGFSVIAEYFGKGVISKTSSGPTGGS; via the exons ATGTACCAGTGGAGGAAATTCGAGTTCTTCGAAAAGAAATTGGCGGGAAAGTGCTCGATTCCCGAGGAAGTGAGCGGAAGGATCGAATGTTGCTCGAGCGGCAGAGGGAAGGTGGTGATCGGTTGCGACGACGGCACCGTGAGCTTCCTCGACCGCGGCCTCAACTTCAGTTATGGCTTTCAAGCTCACTCCTCCTCCGCACTCTTCCTTCAGCAGCTCAAG CAACGCAACTATTTGGTGACAATCGGAGAAGATGAACAAATTACTCCGCAGCAATCGGCAATGTGCCTTAAGGTTTTCGACCTGGATAGAATGCAGTCGGAGGGCACGAGCTCGAGCTCAACGAGCCCTGATTGCATTGGGATCTTGAGGATATTCACCAACCAATTTCCTGAAGCAAAG ATTACGTCGTTTCTAGTACTAGAGGAAGCACCTCCAATACTGCTTATAGCTATTGGCTTAGATAATGGTTGCATTTACTGCATTAAAGGGGATATTGCACGAGAACGTATCACCAGGTTCAAGCTTGAGGTTGATAATCTATCTGACAAGAGCCAGTCCTCGGTGACGGGACTGGGGTTCAGAGTGGATGGTCAGGCCCTTCAGTTGTTTGCCGTGACTCCATCTTCTGTGAGCTTGTTCATCTTGCAGAATAAAACTTCAAGGGGGCAAACCCTAGATCAGATTGGAAGTAATGCCAACAGTGTTGCCATGAGTGATCGCTCG GAGTTGATAATTGGTCGACCTGAGGCTGTGTATTTTTATGAAGTTGATGGGCGAGGCCCTTGTTGGGCTTTTGAAGgacaaaagaaatttttggGGTGGTTTCGTGGATACCTTCTGTGTGTTATTGCAGATCAAAGAAATGGCAACGATACTTTCAACATTTACGACCTGAAGAACCGTCTAATTGCCCACAGCCTAGTGGTTAAAGAGGTTTCTCACATGCTTTGTGAATGGGGAAACATAATACTTATAATGGCTGACAAGTCAGCTTTGTGCATCGGGGAGAAGGATATGGAGAGCAAGTTAGATATGCTCTTTAAGAAGAATCTTTATACTGTTGCCATCAACCTTGTTCAGAGTCAGCAAGCGGATGCTGCCGCAACTGCAGAAGTGCTAAGAAAGTATGGGGATCATCTGTATAGCAAGCAAGATTATGATGAGGCAATGGCTCAGTACATCCATACCATTGGTCACCTTGAGCCTTCTTATGTGATACAGAAGTTTCTAGATGCACAAAGAATCTACAACCTTACAAATTACTTGGAAAAATTGCATGAGAAGGGGCTTGCTTCTAAAGATCATACCACTCTTCTACTGAATTGCTACACCAAATTGAAAGATGTTGACAAGCTGAATGTGTTCATTAAAAGTGAGGATGGTGTTGGAGAACATAAGTTTGATGTGGAGACTGCAATAAGAGTCTGCCGTGCGACCAACTACCATGAGCATGCAATGTATGTTGCTAAAAAGGCAGGGAAGCACGAATGGTACTTAAAGATCTTACTTGAAGACCTTGGCCGATATGAGGAAGCCTTGCAATATATTTCAAGCCTTGAACCAAGCCAAGCTGGAGTGACAGTGAAAGAGTATGGTAAGATTCTTGTAGAGCACAAGCCTGTGGAGACAATTGAGATACTTATGAGGCTGTGCACTGAAGATGGAGAATCAGGCAAGAGAGGAGCCGCTAATGTTGCATACTTAAATATGTTGCCATCTCCTGTTGATTTTCTTAAcatcttcatccatcatcTGCCGTCGCTTATGGATTTTCTTGAAAAGTATACCAACAAGGTGAAGGACTCTCCTGCTCAAGTAGAAATCCATAACACACTCTTGGAGTTGTACTTGTCCAATGACTTGAGCTTCTCATCAATATCACAAGCTAGCAATGGTGAAGATCTAAATCTCAGGGCTAGATCAGGTGCAACTGCAACGTCAAGATCAGGGTCCAATGGGAAATTTATTGCTGATGGCAAAGATTCAAATAAGGAAAAGGACCGTCTGGAAAAGCAAGAGAAAGGGCTACGACTGCTTAAGAGTGCATGGCCATCTGAGCTGGAACATCCACTTTATGATGTTGATCTTGCCATAATCCTTTGTGAAATGAATGAATTTAAGGAAGGCCTTCTCTATCtatatgaaaaaatgaaaCTCTATAAAGAGGTGATTGCTTGCTACATGCAAGCTCATGATCATGAGGGTTTGATTGCATGCTGCAAACGACTAGGGGATTCAGGTAAGGGTGGGGACCCAAGTCTGTGGGCAGATCTGCTAAAATATTTTGGTGAACTTGGAGAAGATTGCTCCAAGGAAGTGAAGGAAGTTTTGACATATATAGAAAGGGATGACATCTTGCCTCCTATTATTGTTCTTCAAACACTGTCCAGAAATCCATGTCTCACACTCTCTGTCATTAAGGATTACATTGCTCGAAAGCTTGAACAAGAATCAAAGTTGATCGAAGAGGACCGTCGAGCTATTGACAAGTATCAG GAAACCACATCGGCAATGAGAAAAGAAATTCAGGATCTTAGGACAAATGCTAGAATTTTTCAGCTCAGCAAGTGCACTGCATGTACTTTCACTCTTGATCTCCCAGCTGTGCATTTTATGTGTATCCACTCATTCCATCAGCGATGCCTCGGCGATAATGAGAAAGAATGTCCTGTATGTGCTCCGGAATACAAATCTGTGCTAGAAACGAAAAGAAGTTTAGAGCAGAACTCCAAAGATCAGGATCGGTTCTTCCAGCAAGTTAAAAGTTCGAAGGATGGTTTTTCTGTGATCGCTGAGTATTTTGGGAAGGGGGTCATTAGCAAAACCAGTAGTGGACCCACAGGTGGTTCTTGA
- the LOC117623142 gene encoding uncharacterized protein LOC117623142, whose protein sequence is MIREMSKEHPPEPLDFFIWTVEDVGLWLEEINLGSYRQTFKENGVNGEYLEGMSMFTTEQILRFIRRCHMKWGDFITLCKELRRIKVACLKGEQKVRRPWWAPSCLSVVFVKVAKRNRQSRVVSLKLEP, encoded by the exons ATGATCAGGGAGATGAGCAAAGAACACCCACCAGAGCCTCTTGATTTCTTCATTTGGACTGTTGAG GATGTCGGTTTGTGGTTGGAAGAGATAAACCTCGGCAGTTACCGGCAAACTTTTAAGGAAAATGGTGTCAATGGAGAATACCTGGAAGGCATGTCAATGTTTACTACTGAGCAGATTCTTCGGTTTATAAGACGGTGCCACATGAAATGGGGAGACTTTATCACGCTGTGTAAGGAACTAAGGCGAATTAAAG TGGCTTGCCTGAAAGGGGAGCAAAAGGTCCGCAGGCCATGGTGGGCTCCATCTTGCCTCTCAGTAGTATTTGTCAAGGTGGCAAAGCGTAACAGACAATCACGGGTTGTTTCCTTGAAGCTGGAACCATAA